The sequence below is a genomic window from Anaerocolumna chitinilytica.
ATTGAATGCAAGTATGAAGCGGGGCAGCCTGATTGTGAATTCTCTTTTGCATAGATAGGAAGAGACTGCAAGTGATATTGCAGATATGAAAGGATGTAACATGAAGATATATCTAATCAGACATGGACAGACAGACTGGAATACAGAAGGCAGAATTCAAGGAAGTTATGACAGTGAATTAAATGAGAATGGAATAAGACAGGCAAAGGAGCTTGGGGCAAGACTGCTGGAATCACAAGTTAACTTTTCAAGAATCTATTCCAGTAAGCAAAAAAGAGCTTATAAGACTGCTGAAATTATAAGTAACATAACTGGTAAGCCATTAGAAAGAGTTGCAGGTCTGGAAGAAATCAATCTTGGTTTATGGGAAGGACTGACATGGGATGAAGTAAAGAAAAGATATCCCGATGAATTTGATAAATGGTGTCTGGACAGGAGGTATGAAAGAGCGCCGGAAGGAGAGTCCTATCAGGAAATGGTGGAACGTGTTCTGGTAGCCCTTAGCAAAATAACTGCTATCAACAAAGAAGCTGTTGCGGTGGTAACACATGGTGCGGTTATCATGGGGATGCAATGCTATCTAACTAATACGCCTTTTAGTGAATTGAGAAAATTTCAAGCAAAGAATACTTCTATAATAGAAATAAACAGTGATATGTTGAAAGCGGAATTCTAAGGGGAAATAATAAGATTCATCAGAGCACAATGAATAAGCATATCAGCCT
It includes:
- a CDS encoding histidine phosphatase family protein, producing MKIYLIRHGQTDWNTEGRIQGSYDSELNENGIRQAKELGARLLESQVNFSRIYSSKQKRAYKTAEIISNITGKPLERVAGLEEINLGLWEGLTWDEVKKRYPDEFDKWCLDRRYERAPEGESYQEMVERVLVALSKITAINKEAVAVVTHGAVIMGMQCYLTNTPFSELRKFQAKNTSIIEINSDMLKAEF